In the genome of Paenibacillus sp. FSL R5-0766, one region contains:
- the murA gene encoding UDP-N-acetylglucosamine 1-carboxyvinyltransferase, with protein MSKFIVRGGKRLTGSVKVSGAKNSVLPIIAASLLGEEGQSVIIDAPPLDDVMTINKVLESLGAGVTYRDEVITVNAEKLTSCEAPYEWVSKMRASFLVMGPLLTRMGHTRISLPGGCAIGTRPIDQHLKGFEAMGAEISLGQGYIEARSQGRLRGAKIYLDVASVGATQNIMMAATLAEGVTVLENAAKEPEIVDLANFLNGMGAIVRGAGTGVIRIEGVEKLKGVTHTVIPDRVEAGTYMAAAAISGGDVYIEGAISDHLGSVIAKLEEMGVTIQPDENGVRVIADRPLKAVDVKTLPYPGFPTDMQSQMMALLLASEGTSVVTETVFENRFMHVDEFQLMNAEIKVEGRSSIITGNAKLKGAKVTATDLRAGAALIIAGLVAEGTTEVGGVHHIDRGYVHLAEKLNGLGADIYRISVDEPKLEATKAPSEKVEKEVPMFKVQPTLA; from the coding sequence ATGAGCAAATTTATCGTCCGCGGTGGCAAAAGGTTGACCGGAAGTGTCAAAGTTAGCGGTGCTAAAAATTCTGTTCTTCCGATCATCGCTGCCTCTCTCTTAGGGGAAGAAGGACAAAGCGTTATTATTGACGCGCCTCCTCTAGACGATGTGATGACGATTAACAAGGTGTTGGAATCGCTGGGAGCGGGAGTTACATACCGGGACGAAGTGATTACCGTAAATGCGGAGAAACTTACTTCCTGTGAAGCCCCGTATGAATGGGTAAGTAAAATGCGGGCGTCTTTCCTGGTCATGGGGCCTTTGTTGACTCGTATGGGTCATACAAGAATCTCACTTCCTGGTGGATGTGCCATCGGTACACGGCCTATTGATCAGCATTTGAAAGGTTTTGAAGCCATGGGCGCAGAGATCAGCTTGGGCCAAGGTTATATCGAAGCTCGTAGCCAAGGACGGTTGCGTGGCGCGAAAATTTATCTGGATGTGGCTTCCGTAGGTGCCACTCAAAATATTATGATGGCTGCAACATTGGCCGAAGGTGTAACTGTTCTGGAGAACGCGGCGAAAGAACCTGAGATTGTGGATCTTGCCAACTTCCTGAATGGAATGGGTGCCATCGTACGTGGTGCTGGTACTGGAGTGATCCGCATTGAAGGTGTGGAGAAACTTAAAGGCGTTACACACACCGTTATTCCGGATCGGGTAGAAGCTGGTACGTATATGGCTGCTGCTGCAATTTCGGGTGGTGACGTGTACATTGAAGGTGCAATCTCTGATCATTTAGGCTCCGTTATCGCGAAGCTTGAAGAAATGGGTGTTACAATCCAACCGGATGAGAATGGCGTGCGTGTAATCGCAGATCGTCCTCTTAAGGCTGTGGATGTGAAAACATTACCATACCCAGGATTCCCGACAGATATGCAATCCCAGATGATGGCACTCTTGCTCGCATCTGAAGGAACAAGTGTCGTGACAGAGACTGTTTTTGAAAACCGATTCATGCATGTGGATGAGTTCCAATTGATGAATGCGGAGATCAAAGTTGAAGGACGTTCGTCCATCATCACAGGTAATGCCAAACTGAAGGGTGCCAAAGTAACGGCTACCGATCTGCGTGCGGGTGCCGCACTCATTATTGCAGGTCTTGTTGCTGAAGGTACAACGGAAGTGGGCGGTGTTCATCATATCGACCGTGGCTATGTACATCTCGCTGAGAAGCTTAACGGACTTGGGGCTGACATCTATCGGATCTCGGTTGATGAGCCTAAGCTGGAAGCAACCAAAGCACCTAGTGAAAAAGTGGAGAAAGAAGTACCGATGTTTAAGGTGCAACCAACTTTGGCTTAA
- a CDS encoding DUF1146 family protein, with amino-acid sequence MDTDLTNQVNQALSTNGLVSIIVSLLCIALSWWALTNLKLDLIIRQPRGAQGRLLHLLLAIILGHAVAGFVIDYLSWTQMLRNLF; translated from the coding sequence ATGGATACTGATCTGACGAATCAGGTGAACCAGGCGTTAAGCACCAATGGCTTGGTCTCAATCATCGTCTCCCTGTTATGTATTGCGTTGTCTTGGTGGGCTTTGACAAATCTCAAACTGGATTTAATCATCAGGCAACCACGAGGTGCTCAGGGAAGACTGTTGCATTTGTTGCTCGCCATCATTTTGGGGCATGCCGTTGCTGGCTTTGTCATTGACTACTTGTCCTGGACTCAAATGTTGCGTAATTTGTTTTAA
- a CDS encoding F0F1 ATP synthase subunit epsilon: MSTFLLEIVTPERLVYSEQVNSITARGIEGELGIMPGHIPMVTPLQIAPIYIHNGKENKRVAIGGGFIEVRKDKVVVLAESAEFPENIDVDRARAAKERAERRLASQSNQDHFDHRRAEIALQKAVNRINVFGK, translated from the coding sequence TTGAGCACCTTTTTGTTGGAAATTGTAACACCCGAGCGTTTGGTCTATTCAGAACAGGTGAATAGCATTACGGCTCGTGGTATTGAAGGGGAACTTGGCATTATGCCAGGTCATATTCCTATGGTTACACCTTTGCAGATTGCACCAATCTATATCCATAACGGAAAAGAAAATAAACGAGTTGCTATCGGTGGCGGGTTTATCGAAGTTCGTAAAGATAAGGTTGTTGTACTCGCAGAGAGTGCTGAATTCCCGGAAAACATTGATGTGGATCGTGCGCGTGCGGCGAAAGAGCGGGCTGAACGTCGGCTTGCAAGCCAAAGCAATCAGGACCACTTTGATCACCGTCGTGCAGAGATTGCACTGCAAAAAGCGGTTAACCGGATTAATGTATTCGGCAAATAA
- the atpD gene encoding F0F1 ATP synthase subunit beta, producing the protein MNKGRVVSIMGPVVDVEFDRGGLPEILNAITITTVSESGVSVNLTLEASKHLGDNRVRCIAMSSTDGLVRGMEALDTGAPISVPVGEATLGRVFNVLGEAIDTGGAVAAEHKNPIHRSAPAFDELTTQAEMLETGIKVIDLLAPYAKGGKIGLFGGAGVGKTVTIQELINNIAQEHGGISVFAGVGERTREGNDLYHEMSDSGVINKTAMVFGQMNEPPGARLRVALTGLTMAEYFRDEEGRDVLLFIDNIFRFTQAGSEVSALLGRMPSAVGYQPTLATEMGQLQERITSTKKGSVTSIQAIYVPADDYTDPAPATTFAHLDATTNLERKISEMGIYPAVDPLASSSRILSPEVVGEEHYSVAQGVKRILARYNELQDIIAILGMDELSEEDRALVYRARKIQRFLSQPFHVAEAFNGIPGKYVPVKETVRSFKEILEGKYDDLPEAAFLFVGTIEEAVEKAKTLV; encoded by the coding sequence GGAAATCCTCAATGCCATTACGATCACTACAGTAAGTGAGAGCGGCGTAAGTGTAAACCTTACACTCGAAGCTTCGAAACATCTGGGTGACAACCGAGTACGTTGTATTGCGATGTCCTCCACGGATGGACTTGTTCGTGGTATGGAAGCTTTAGATACAGGAGCACCAATCTCTGTACCTGTCGGAGAAGCAACACTGGGTCGTGTATTTAACGTACTCGGCGAAGCAATTGATACTGGCGGTGCCGTAGCTGCTGAGCACAAGAACCCGATTCACCGTTCAGCACCTGCATTTGATGAACTGACTACCCAAGCAGAGATGCTGGAGACAGGAATCAAAGTTATCGACTTGCTTGCTCCTTACGCTAAAGGTGGTAAAATCGGTCTCTTTGGTGGTGCCGGTGTAGGTAAGACGGTAACCATTCAGGAATTGATCAACAACATCGCACAAGAACACGGCGGTATCTCCGTATTTGCGGGTGTTGGTGAGCGTACACGTGAAGGTAATGACTTGTATCACGAGATGAGTGATTCCGGCGTTATCAACAAAACAGCAATGGTCTTCGGACAAATGAACGAGCCTCCAGGCGCACGTCTTCGTGTAGCCCTCACAGGTCTGACGATGGCGGAATACTTCCGTGATGAAGAAGGCCGTGACGTGTTGCTCTTTATCGATAATATCTTCCGTTTCACCCAAGCGGGTTCAGAAGTATCTGCCTTGCTTGGACGTATGCCTTCCGCGGTAGGTTACCAACCTACACTGGCAACAGAAATGGGTCAACTGCAAGAACGTATCACATCAACGAAAAAAGGTTCTGTAACATCCATCCAGGCCATCTATGTGCCTGCGGATGACTACACTGACCCGGCTCCTGCAACGACGTTTGCCCACTTGGATGCAACGACGAACCTAGAGCGTAAAATTTCCGAGATGGGTATCTATCCTGCGGTAGATCCACTGGCTTCCAGCTCCCGGATTTTGTCCCCTGAAGTTGTAGGTGAAGAACACTACAGCGTAGCTCAAGGCGTTAAACGTATCTTGGCACGTTACAATGAATTGCAAGATATCATTGCAATCCTGGGTATGGACGAGTTGAGTGAAGAAGACAGAGCACTTGTATACCGTGCTCGTAAAATCCAACGTTTCTTGTCCCAGCCTTTCCACGTTGCTGAAGCATTTAACGGTATTCCGGGTAAATACGTTCCAGTTAAAGAAACGGTGCGCAGCTTTAAAGAGATTCTCGAAGGTAAGTATGATGATCTTCCGGAAGCAGCTTTCCTCTTTGTTGGTACAATTGAAGAGGCAGTGGAGAAAGCCAAAACACTGGTTTAG